The proteins below come from a single Ruficoccus amylovorans genomic window:
- a CDS encoding type III polyketide synthase, whose amino-acid sequence MYLQALANRVPPTAYTQKECWEMLQPTEPFKQLLPRSRYILEKVLISGASGIEKRHLAVPDIQNVFKKDAGQLNREFEREAPLLAADALTDALEQASLKPDELDALIVCTCTGYICPGITSYVAERLNMRRDTYLQDIVGLGCGAAVPTLRAAEGLIAANPGMKVGVIAVEICSAAFYLDDDPGVLVSLCLFGDGASASIWTDKPGPTGLQARNFDTVHLPEDRELLRFENKDGKLRNKLHLSVPQKAGIAVEGLFRKQDPSQIAHVLSHAGGRDVLVAVAKKLKNYELHEAEVVLANYGNMSSPSVLFALDEYLKGDNAPLDGKDLWLTSFGAGFAAHSFRLGL is encoded by the coding sequence ATGTATCTTCAAGCTCTCGCCAATCGCGTCCCGCCGACCGCCTACACCCAGAAAGAGTGCTGGGAAATGCTCCAGCCGACCGAGCCTTTCAAGCAGCTCCTGCCCCGCTCCAGATACATCCTGGAGAAAGTCCTCATCAGTGGAGCCAGCGGGATCGAAAAGCGCCATCTGGCCGTTCCGGACATCCAGAATGTTTTCAAGAAGGACGCCGGGCAACTGAACCGTGAGTTTGAACGCGAGGCCCCGCTGCTCGCCGCCGACGCCCTGACCGACGCGCTCGAACAGGCAAGCCTCAAGCCAGACGAACTCGACGCCCTCATCGTGTGCACCTGCACCGGGTACATCTGCCCCGGCATCACCAGCTACGTGGCCGAGCGCCTGAACATGCGCCGGGACACCTACCTGCAGGACATCGTCGGCCTGGGCTGCGGTGCTGCCGTCCCCACGCTGCGCGCCGCCGAGGGTCTCATCGCCGCCAACCCCGGCATGAAGGTTGGTGTCATCGCAGTGGAAATCTGCTCGGCCGCCTTTTACCTCGACGACGACCCCGGCGTGCTCGTCTCGCTCTGTCTTTTTGGCGATGGCGCATCGGCCAGCATCTGGACTGACAAGCCCGGTCCCACCGGCCTCCAGGCCCGTAATTTCGATACCGTCCACCTCCCCGAGGACCGCGAACTGCTGCGCTTCGAGAACAAGGATGGCAAGCTGCGCAACAAGCTGCACCTCTCCGTCCCGCAAAAAGCCGGGATCGCGGTCGAAGGGCTTTTCCGTAAGCAGGACCCTTCCCAGATCGCTCACGTGCTCTCCCATGCCGGAGGCCGCGACGTGCTTGTGGCCGTGGCCAAGAAGCTCAAAAACTACGAACTGCATGAGGCCGAAGTCGTCCTGGCCAACTACGGTAACATGAGTAGCCCGTCCGTCCTTTTCGCGCTCGACGAGTACCTCAAGGGCGACAACGCCCCGCTCGACGGCAAGGACCTCTGGCTGACCAGCTTCGGGGCCGGTTTCGCTGCCCACTCCTTCCGGCTGGGGCTGTGA
- a CDS encoding phosphoribosyl-AMP cyclohydrolase codes for MSKELEEGSVLSLDFTKLKKVADCGADVMPAVAQDVDTGEVLILGYANQLALDTARAEGMATFWSTSRNELWIKGKTSGDYLEIVEIRVNCEQNSLLYLVRPKGKGACHTKDSSGTARSGCYYRRLKADGTLEFVTGKE; via the coding sequence ATGAGCAAGGAACTCGAAGAAGGCTCCGTCCTGAGCCTGGATTTTACGAAGCTGAAAAAGGTCGCCGACTGCGGCGCGGACGTGATGCCCGCTGTCGCGCAGGATGTGGACACCGGTGAGGTGCTTATCCTCGGCTATGCCAACCAGCTCGCGCTCGACACCGCCCGGGCCGAAGGTATGGCCACTTTCTGGAGCACATCCCGCAACGAGCTGTGGATCAAGGGCAAGACTTCGGGGGACTACCTCGAAATCGTCGAGATCCGCGTCAACTGCGAGCAGAATTCCCTGCTCTACCTCGTCCGCCCGAAGGGCAAGGGCGCCTGCCACACCAAGGACAGCTCCGGCACGGCCCGCTCCGGCTGCTACTATCGTCGTCTCAAGGCCGACGGCACGCTCGAATTTGTCACGGGTAAGGAGTAA